TGGTTTGCTGTTCCGCAGTCAAGCATACAGTGGCGGGTCCGCGCCGGCTTTTTACCGGACTTCCCGATCACCCAGCGAGGTTTCTTTGTAATTTTACGATACTCGGATCGCTTCAGCGCGTCAAGGGTGATTCACCCGTCCTGCCGCGGATAAAAAACGCCCGGCGCCGCAGAAAAGCGGCTCCGGGCGTTTGCGGTTTTTTTACTTCTTGGCTCCGCCGGCCAAAATGAAGTCCAACAGCACGATGTCGTGATCCGGGTGCTGGCTTCGGCCCGGCGAGCGGCGGGGAATCGACGACTCGGCCTCTCGAAGAGCCGGCGGGCGGGAGAACGTCAGGCCGGCGTAGCCGATATGGTCCAGCGACGAGCGGGTCGCGTCGTAGCTGGACAGGCCGTCGGGCAGGGTCAGCAGGCGAAAGGCCGTCTTCGGCGACTCGTAATTGAAGTCGCCGGTGATAAAGATCGGACCGTTGAGCGACGAGACCAACCGGTCCAGCGCTTCCAGCTGGGCAGCCCGCTTGGCGTCGTTGTACGCCTTGGCCGATACGACGTCGCTCTTGCCCCGGGTGCTCTGGCTTTTCAGGTGGACGTTCACCAGCGTGAACTGAAAGCCGCTCGCCTTGTCCTTAAAGGTCGCGACCAGCGGCGGCCGGTCGAAGAGCCGAAACGTCGAGCCGTCGTGCTGAAACGACGCGTTGGCGAAGTAGACGTCCGGGCCTGACAGCATTTGAACTGCCGAGTCCTTCCAGAGAAAGTACAGGTCTTGGCTGCTCGCCGTGTCGTTGCCCGCAAACCGCCAGCCCGGCAGGTGGCGGGCGACCAAGTAGGTCATCGCGCCGTCGCCTTCGATTTCCTGCAGCGACAGCAGGTCGGCTCGGCTGTCTTGAATCGTTTGAGCCAGATGGGCGCAGTCTTCCGGCGTGTAGCGCTTCTGCCCCGTCACGGCGAAGTACTCGATGTTGAACGTGCCCAAGCTGAAGGCCTCGGCCGGCAACGGCTGGAAGACGCAGGCCGCGGCGATGGCGCACAGCGCGGCAAAGAACTTTTTCATCGGATCGCTCTCCTTTTTGAGGGCTATAGAAGAGGGCTGAGCAGCCGGGTGAGCGCTTGAACGGCCCGGGCGGGACGTCCCCGCAGCGACCACCGGCGAGGGTTCAGAGGGACGCAGGAGCGCAGATAGCGGTTCTGAATGTGCAGCAGCGAATGGGCCTCTTGGGTGCCGTAGAGCACCAAACTGATTTCAAAGTTGAGCGCGAACGACCGGGTGTCAAAGTTGCTGCTGCCGACGAACGCCAGATCGTCGTCCACCGTGATAGTCTTGGCGTGAAGCATGCCGCCGTGGTACAGGAAAATCTTCACACCTGCGGCCAAAAGGTCGCTGTAATAGGCCTTCGCCGCGTTTCCAACGATAAAGTGATCGGTCTTCGCCGGGACGAGCAGCCGAATCCGGACCCCTCGGCGCGAGGCCGTCTGCATGGCCTGAATCAGGCTGACCGTCGGGATCAAGTACGGCGTCGTGATGGTTACCTGACGGCGCGCTCCCATGATGGCCGACAGCACCAACATGAGGTAGTTCTCCGTGTCGTACGACGGGCCGCTCGGGACGGTCTGGAGCGACCAGTTCCCCGGCGTCTCCGGCGCAGCCAGCAGGTGGGACACGTCGAGGAGCTCGCCGGTTTCAACGTGCCAGTCCTCCAGAAAGACGTACTCCAGCTGGTGGACCACCGGGCCCTCGACTGTGACGCTCAAGTCCTGCCAGACGAGTCCTCGCCGGCCGAATGTCGGGTCGCACAGGTTGTGGGAGCCGGTCACGGCGTAGCGTCGGTCGACGATAACCAGCTTGCGGTGGTTGCGCAGGTCGTACCGTTCGGCTTTTCGCCGGAACAGCCGCACCGGCAGGGCTTCGCGGACCTGGACGCCCAGCTCTTTCAGCCGGCTGACCCCGCCGCTTCGGATGAACTCGGACGAGCCGACGCTGTCCACGATGAGCCGGCAGGTCACGCCCCGGGCGGCGGCCCGCCCGAGAGCGGAGACGACGGCCCGGCCCGGCCCAACGTCGGAGAAGATGTAGAAGATCATGTTGACTTCCTGCTTGGCGCCGTCGATTAGGCTCACCAGATGGGAGAAAAACGACTCGCTGGTGTCCAGATACCGGCACAGGTTGCCCGACGTGATCCCCATGTTCCCCAGCGACTCGGCCAGTCGGACGGTGAGCTGAAGCGTCGGCGGCAGCTGAGGTGCCCGGCGGCGGCCGTGGGACAGCTGCTGCCGGATGTCCTGCAGGTGCTGAGCCATTCGCCTGTGGCGCTGGAGTCTGACGGCCGGGAGCATTCGGCTTCCCAACAGGGCGTAGGCGAGAAACCCGGGCCACGGCCACAGGAGAATGACTAAAAGCCACGCGGTTGCCACAGCCGGCGGGTGCCGCAGCGGAATTGACAGAAGGCTCGCGACTCGGATGACAATCGACAATAGAGTGTAAAACTGGACCGCGAGCAGCGACAGATCAGCCAGCCAGTCGAAATTCACAAAAGCGCCTCCTTTCGCCGCAGATCGGGTGACTCAAGAGATGTCATCATTGTACATGGGAGAGGCGAAGTGAACATACGTTTCTTCCCTTGCTTTCAGCCGGCTCAAGCGGCCGGCCGGTTCATCCGGCTGGCCTGGGATAAAAATGCGGTCGGCCTTGACAAACGGCCTTTACTGTGTCAAAGTATCGGAAACGAAAGACTATTCAGAAAGGGGTTCCGGGTTAATGACAGTTTTCTGTGGTTCCTTTTATTTTTGGTACGGCTGTCATACCGTGGGACTCTCTCCTGA
This is a stretch of genomic DNA from Jonquetella anthropi DSM 22815. It encodes these proteins:
- a CDS encoding endonuclease/exonuclease/phosphatase family protein, with protein sequence MKKFFAALCAIAAACVFQPLPAEAFSLGTFNIEYFAVTGQKRYTPEDCAHLAQTIQDSRADLLSLQEIEGDGAMTYLVARHLPGWRFAGNDTASSQDLYFLWKDSAVQMLSGPDVYFANASFQHDGSTFRLFDRPPLVATFKDKASGFQFTLVNVHLKSQSTRGKSDVVSAKAYNDAKRAAQLEALDRLVSSLNGPIFITGDFNYESPKTAFRLLTLPDGLSSYDATRSSLDHIGYAGLTFSRPPALREAESSIPRRSPGRSQHPDHDIVLLDFILAGGAKK
- the cls gene encoding cardiolipin synthase; amino-acid sequence: MNFDWLADLSLLAVQFYTLLSIVIRVASLLSIPLRHPPAVATAWLLVILLWPWPGFLAYALLGSRMLPAVRLQRHRRMAQHLQDIRQQLSHGRRRAPQLPPTLQLTVRLAESLGNMGITSGNLCRYLDTSESFFSHLVSLIDGAKQEVNMIFYIFSDVGPGRAVVSALGRAAARGVTCRLIVDSVGSSEFIRSGGVSRLKELGVQVREALPVRLFRRKAERYDLRNHRKLVIVDRRYAVTGSHNLCDPTFGRRGLVWQDLSVTVEGPVVHQLEYVFLEDWHVETGELLDVSHLLAAPETPGNWSLQTVPSGPSYDTENYLMLVLSAIMGARRQVTITTPYLIPTVSLIQAMQTASRRGVRIRLLVPAKTDHFIVGNAAKAYYSDLLAAGVKIFLYHGGMLHAKTITVDDDLAFVGSSNFDTRSFALNFEISLVLYGTQEAHSLLHIQNRYLRSCVPLNPRRWSLRGRPARAVQALTRLLSPLL